The sequence TCATAACTACAGTAGGTTTTAAAAGATGACGGGAGAAAGCGTCTGAATGATTGAAGTTATTAAGAAGATTGTTGAGGATGAAATTAAGAAATTGCACATAGCTGAGATCGGGGTTGTGACATCGATATTCCCTCACTCAAGCGAAAGCGACGGAGACAACTATGAATGTAATGTAAGACTGAAGCATAGAGATCTTGAATTACGAAGGGTTCCGGTTGCAACCCAGCATATAGGCCTAGCTCACATACCAAATGTTGGGGATCTAGTTCTAGTGACTTTTCTTAATGGAGACATAAACGCGCCAGTTGTAATAGGAAGATTATATAATGATGAGGATAGACCTCCAGTTAATAAAGAGGAGGAGATCGTTTACAAACCGCCATACTCAAAATCATCCAACTTAAGAAGAATATATTTAGAGTTTCCCGGAGGCATGATACTTTCGATAACTGATGATGAAGTATCCATTAAGGCTGGTAGAACAACCCTTAAAATAGATCGGAACGGAGACATAACTATAGAGTCTAGTGCTAAAGTAAACTTGAAGGCAAACCAAGACATATCGTTATCCGCAAACAACATAAGCATAGAGAGCCGCGGAAAACTCGAAATTAAATCGGGCGCAACAGCTAAACTTGAGGCTTCAGGGACATTGGATATAAAGGGCGCACTAGTAAATATAAACTGAGTTTTGGTGGTTTACTTTGGGTCAGCCAGCGGCAAAACAAGGCGATAAGATCGTTGCAACAGACACTCACATAGTAATGGTGTCAACACCAACAGGTCCTGTCCCGACACCGATGCCGCATCCCTTTAATGGGATAATTAATGGAAATTTAAGCCCAAATGTTAAAATTATGGGTTTACCAGCCGCTACAGTTGGGAGCACAGCTCAGAATATGCCGCCACACATCCCGCAAGGTGGATCTTTTCAGAGGTCTCCATCAAATATGGCCATAATCCAAACTGGAAGCCAAACAGTTATGATAAATGGTAAGCCAGCCGCTAGAAACGGGGATACCGCGACTACATGCAACGATCCGGTTGATCTTCCTATAGGTAAAGTGATAGCCGCTGGAACGGTTATGATTGGATAAGAGTGTTTGGTGATGTTTTGATGTCGAGTAGTCCTCTTGGAAGCGACCTAAAAATAGTTGATGAGGAGGAGGGAAGCGATCTGGCGTTAAGCCCGAGCGGGGATCTGGAGATCGTAAAAGATGAGTATAATCTTGGGCAGGCAATAATAAGTAGATTGAGAACTCGGTTGGGCGAATTGGCGGATCTAGGTCATCCAAACTATGGTTCTCGCCTCTATGAGCTAGTCGGCGAGCCGAACAATGAGAGGACAAGAGAGCTTGCTAAAGCATACGTGAGAGAGAGCGTAATGCGCGACCCCAGAGTTAAAGAAATAGTCAACATATCCGTTAAACCTCATAAGGAAGATAAGCGCCGAATAGACATAGAGATAACTCTTCTACCAATCGGTCGGAACACCGCGTTAAATATCGTTTTTCCATTTTATTTGGAGGTCATTTAATGTCGTTTGTTAAGAAATCTTATGAGGAGATAAGGGATGCCATACTTGCCCAGATAACAAAGGGCATAGTTAATGAAGAGCATATCTATGATGTTGATAGAACGAAGTACAAGCTGGAGAACACGCCTGTAAAAAGCATAGTTAAAGTTGAAGGGGTCATGAATGGTGCTCGTCACATGTTTAGGGAGGGCGTTGATTATAGGCTTGCTGGCGATATGCTGGAGTGGCTTCCCAAAGGAGATAAGCCGGATAATAAGACGCCATTCTACGTGAATTATATTTTTGGCACCCCCTCAGGGATCACCGACATAAACCCTGGAAGCGTTACGAGAACTATAGTGGAGGCAATCAGCAGAGAAATAGAATTTCTCTATGAACAGCTAAACAGGGTTTATTTAGCTGGCTTCATTGATACGGCCAAAGGAAGCGCCTTGGACCTAGTTGTCTCCCTACTAGGAATATCGCGTAAACCGCCGGAGCACGCGGCTGGCAAAGTCACTTTTGGAAGGAGCACAGATCCACCGGAGATTCAAGTAAGCCGTGAGGCCCACCTATATGATGGTAAGACAGTCTATGAACTAAATGCTCTTCCAATAAAAAGCGTGAATAAAGTTGAGGGGTTGTCATCCGGCTCCTTACATGTTTTTCAGAGAGATAAAGATTATGCCGTAGTGGAGAGGGGGATCGAGTGGCTGGTAGACGGGAGAAAACCTGATTATAACACTATGTTCTATGTAGATTATACAGCATATGAGCGGATCAAGATACCAGCTGGAATTAAGGTTTCAACTTACTCGCCTAATCCGCGGGAGGCTAAGGTGTTTGTAACAACTGAGGAGCGTTTTCTTGAGAAAATCTCTGAGGGGGTATGGGAGGCGGATGTTCCGGTGAGGGCCTTAACACCTGGCACAGCGGGGAATGTCTATGCTGGTATGATAACAGTTATGCCCCAGCCACTAATGGGAGTAGAATACGTGATCAATAGGGAGGATATACTTAATGGAGCAGAGGCCGAATCTGATGAAGATTTAAGAGGCAGAGCGAAGCGCGCCCTTGAAGTGGCTGGCAAAGCAACATTAACATCTCTGGAGGCAGGGGTGAGGGGTATTGAGGGAGTTACGTGCGTTCTCATTGAGGATATGCCGGATGGTGTTCCTGGCATAGTAAAAATAATTGTGGATGGAGGAGACGAAAAAGAGATTAAAAGAGTCATTGAGGATATAAGAGCCGCAGGCATAAGGGTGGAATTTTTAAGACCTAAACCCGTATATGTAGATGTCTTTTTAACGGTAACATTAGAGAGAGAAGCGGAACCATCAAGAGTAGGGAGAGAAGTAGAAAGCAAGGTGATAGGATATATTTCATCTCTGAAAATAGGTGAGGATATAATATATAGTCGAATTATTGGAGCGGCTTTAAGCGTAGATGGGGTTCATGATATAAACGAGGTTACTATAAAAGCATATCGAAGGGATGGAGAAGCGATTACAAGCACTAAGGCAAACGTAGAAATAAGCAGTGAGGAGAGAGCTACTGCCAGAACCATTAATGTTTTGGTAAAAACTTTGGGTGGAAAAATTTGAAATGAAGAGAACCAAGAGAATTTTGGATAGATTTCCCAGCTTCTATAAAACTTGGGATGAAAACTCCCGTATATTCAAGATAATAGGTGCTGTGGGAAAGAGGCTTGAGGAGGCGGATAAAGATACTAACATAATATTGAGGGCGCACTGGGTTGATACGGCTTTTGGGAACGATATAGATAGGTTAGGAGCCATATTTAATTTGAAGAGAAGAATGGGAGAAGAGGATTCAGAATATAGAAGCCGCCTAAAGAGGGCAATAATGGATTTTAAAGGTGGAGGGACTGTGAGCGCCATCCTATCATCGGTTAAAATGACCCTTGGATTACCGGATGATTACCCAATTGAACTCGTGGAGAACCCCCCTGTTACGGTAGAAAAAACATTGGAGGTGAGAACGGGAGACGCATGGTTCATGTCGAGCAATAGCGTTCTTGACGCTGTCCCAAGCATTACCATTACAACTGAGACAACCAATATGGTAATCATTAATCCAACAATCCTTAATGTTGACACTGGAGAAAAAATATCTTTTAGTGGAGAAATTAAGGCGGGGGAAGAGCTGAAGATAGAGGGCGGTAAGGCAACATTAAACGACGTAGATGTAACTGAGAGACTTACAGTAACCAGTTTTCCGAGACTGCTGAGAAAGGGGTCTACATGGAAATATTCTGAACAGGTAGAGGAAGCAATCGGTAGATTTGATATTTCAAGTTTTGATGAATCTATATTTGCGGTAGGCATACCCACAGCTAAAATAACTTTTAAATGGGTAGCCTATCAACCCGCAACATTCGAGATCAAAATACCGAAAGAAGCCGTCTCAGGAAAAAGGGATTTATCCATTTTAGAAGAAGTTATATACGCAATTAAGGCTGCTGGAGTTAAAGCAATAATTAGAGTTATTTAAGGGAGGAGATTATTTGCCAAAATTTGAACCTATAAAAAGAAAGCCCGGCGAGTTAATTAGATCCGAGGATTGGAATAAGATTCAAGATGATATAAGGGCTGATCTAGAAAGGTTAGAGGAGGAAGTGCGGAATTTAAGAAGGTATGTGGACAGTATGACGGAAAGCGTCGTGTTAACGAATTTAGATAGCCCGACAGGTATACCATATAGGCTTGATGAGGATGTCCCCGGTGAGTCGAGCAACTATGCGTCTAGCGTTGTTGGATATATAACTAGACAGTGGGTTATTGAGAAGGGGAGGACAGGGGAAATATGCAGATTTGGAATACTATCCCACTTTGATATACTATATTATTGGTCTGGGGCAGATAATGGCGACAAAAAGACTTTAGAGATAACTCTTGAGTATGTTGATGGAACGAGGCAAGTAATAGGCGGCATATTTATTCATGAATGGACTAAGCTGAGACCTAAAGGCTCGGATAACCCCTATATTGAGTATCTCTTATCTCCGAATGAACGCGTATGGTACAAGTATGAGCTTAGGAACCCAAATCCGGATAAAGAGGTAAGGTATATAATCTTCAGAAATATTAACGGCGAATGTACGCCGCGAATAGCTAATGTCATCCAATACGTGACTAGAATTAAACCTCTAAAAACCTGAAAATAGCAGTATATGTAGGCGGTTATAAATGATTGATAAAATTGAAGAGGCAATAGTTAGCGTACTGCGAGAAAATATTGAGGGGGTTCCTAAAGAGAATATAGGAATGAGAAAACCAGATCTTAGTATAGCGGTGAATTTGCCAGCAATATCAATTGTGAACGTAGAGTTTAAAATTGAAGAGATTGGAATCGGAAGATCATTCGCCACAAAAAATAATGAAGTTGAAGAGCGCTTTAGCGGAGATGGAAAAAGAGTCAATTATACTCTCAGCAGAAAACCTTTAAAACCAACTTTAATAGTGGAGCACCCTCCGGGTGAAAGAAGGTTAGAAAATGCTGACTACTTTGTAGACTATGAGAATGGGTCAATTACTTTTCAGGTGCCGCCGGAAGAGGGCTCAAATAACATATTAGTTAGGTATCTGATTCCCGCCGAAATAAAAAGCGTAAAGCTCATCATGAAGTATCATATTAATGTTTGGGATGGAGATGAGCTCCGAGCAAATAAAATAACCTTTAGTATTATTGAGGCGCTGCTTAAAAGAGAGGAGGATCTTAATCTTAGGGGCGTGATGATTAAACCAACTGGTGGATTTAGTATTCCAGCGGATAAAACGCCTAAAGGAGTTTATGGAAGAACTATAGAATGTTTATTGGAGACATATATGCAGGTGGAAACCCCGCTTCCTAGAATTGAAAAAATTGAAATAAAACAGAAACGATGACCAGCGAGTTTACATTTTACATAATAGTCATCCCACTTCTTTATGTCGATAAATCTGGTGTGGCGAATCTCTTGGCTTTAGCTGGTAAGCACGCTAATATGTGCATAAATCTAATGTCCTCATTTTTAAGTGTTAACGCCATTCTAAACGCCTTTCTCGGAGCCAATATATTTAATTATATGGTTTGCTGTCGCTTTATTTAGGCGGTGCATATGGTTAATCTTTGGCGTGATATTTCGCCCGGCGACGATCCGCCTAATGTCGTTAATGCTGTTATTGAGGTTGTTAGCTGGTCTAGAGATAAGTACGAGTATCATAGGGAGTGGGAGGCATTCGTGCTTGACCGTGTCCTCCACTCCTCAGTTGTCTTTCCAGTCGAGTACGGTTTTATCCCGCAGACGTGGTATCATGATAATGACCCACTTGACATAATGGTTTTATCTTATGAGCCGCTTGAGGTCGGGTGCATAGTTAAGGTTAAGCCCATAGGCGTACTAATCCTAGAGGACGAGGAGGGGGAAGATCCGAAGATCCTTTCAGTGCCGATCAGAGACCCGAGGTTCGATGGGGTAAGAGATCTATCAGACATCCACCCGCATAAGCTGGTGGAGATAAGGGAGTTCTTTGAAGTCTATAAGAGGCTTGAGCCGAGGAAATGGGTTAAATTCAAATCGTGGGGAAACGCCGAAGAGGCAAAGAGACTAATAAATTATGCGATAAATCTCTTCAAGAGAACCTTCGGGTAACCTTACAATTTTTATGAGGTTAAATGAAAGATAGCGGTGAAGCCTAGAACCCTTCACCCTCAATGTATTTTATGAATTCTTTTAGAGCTAGAAGTGAACCATGCGCAAACATATTTCCGCAATCTTTCAACATTCTCTTAATTTCTTCTATGCTCATGAACCTCCCCTCAGAGATCTCCTCGCTGTTCAGTTTAAATGGGCCGTTATGGCGACATAGGTAGAGCGCTGAGATCTCACGTTCAGTTTCGGAAAAACACTTAAACCTGCCTATCCACTTTAATTGGGCGTTTATGCCGAGTTCCTCCATAAGTTCTCTTCTAGCTGCCTCCTCGTAGCTCTCGCCATGTTCAACATGCCCTGATGCGGAGCAAGCGTATAGCCCGGGGTAAAGATCCTTGCTCATTGAACGCTTCTGTATGAAGATTTCGCCTTTATCATTAAGGACTATCACGTAAACAGACCTGTGAATTAGACCCCTTTTATGGCACTCGCTCCTAGAAGCCCGGCCGACAACATTATCATTCTCATCAACAACATAGAAGATTTCATCCCCGCCCATGAAGACATACCACCATACTTTCGGGCTAATTAGGAGGAATCCGGAAGCTGGAGATTTTTAATTCGCTCTTCATAAGGAGGATTGCGCGTTTACACCTTGTTCATAGGTGCTTGATGGAGAATTTTTCGCCTTCGTCCAGCATCGCTAGGTAATTTTCTACTGGTATATAGTTTGTTATAGTGTTTCCTGAGCCTA is a genomic window of Candidatus Bathyarchaeia archaeon containing:
- a CDS encoding baseplate J/gp47 family protein — translated: MSFVKKSYEEIRDAILAQITKGIVNEEHIYDVDRTKYKLENTPVKSIVKVEGVMNGARHMFREGVDYRLAGDMLEWLPKGDKPDNKTPFYVNYIFGTPSGITDINPGSVTRTIVEAISREIEFLYEQLNRVYLAGFIDTAKGSALDLVVSLLGISRKPPEHAAGKVTFGRSTDPPEIQVSREAHLYDGKTVYELNALPIKSVNKVEGLSSGSLHVFQRDKDYAVVERGIEWLVDGRKPDYNTMFYVDYTAYERIKIPAGIKVSTYSPNPREAKVFVTTEERFLEKISEGVWEADVPVRALTPGTAGNVYAGMITVMPQPLMGVEYVINREDILNGAEAESDEDLRGRAKRALEVAGKATLTSLEAGVRGIEGVTCVLIEDMPDGVPGIVKIIVDGGDEKEIKRVIEDIRAAGIRVEFLRPKPVYVDVFLTVTLEREAEPSRVGREVESKVIGYISSLKIGEDIIYSRIIGAALSVDGVHDINEVTIKAYRRDGEAITSTKANVEISSEERATARTINVLVKTLGGKI
- a CDS encoding GPW/gp25 family protein, producing the protein MSSSPLGSDLKIVDEEEGSDLALSPSGDLEIVKDEYNLGQAIISRLRTRLGELADLGHPNYGSRLYELVGEPNNERTRELAKAYVRESVMRDPRVKEIVNISVKPHKEDKRRIDIEITLLPIGRNTALNIVFPFYLEVI
- a CDS encoding PAAR domain-containing protein, which translates into the protein MGQPAAKQGDKIVATDTHIVMVSTPTGPVPTPMPHPFNGIINGNLSPNVKIMGLPAATVGSTAQNMPPHIPQGGSFQRSPSNMAIIQTGSQTVMINGKPAARNGDTATTCNDPVDLPIGKVIAAGTVMIG
- a CDS encoding phage baseplate assembly protein V translates to MIEVIKKIVEDEIKKLHIAEIGVVTSIFPHSSESDGDNYECNVRLKHRDLELRRVPVATQHIGLAHIPNVGDLVLVTFLNGDINAPVVIGRLYNDEDRPPVNKEEEIVYKPPYSKSSNLRRIYLEFPGGMILSITDDEVSIKAGRTTLKIDRNGDITIESSAKVNLKANQDISLSANNISIESRGKLEIKSGATAKLEASGTLDIKGALVNIN
- a CDS encoding inorganic diphosphatase gives rise to the protein MVNLWRDISPGDDPPNVVNAVIEVVSWSRDKYEYHREWEAFVLDRVLHSSVVFPVEYGFIPQTWYHDNDPLDIMVLSYEPLEVGCIVKVKPIGVLILEDEEGEDPKILSVPIRDPRFDGVRDLSDIHPHKLVEIREFFEVYKRLEPRKWVKFKSWGNAEEAKRLINYAINLFKRTFG
- a CDS encoding NUDIX domain-containing protein, giving the protein MGGDEIFYVVDENDNVVGRASRSECHKRGLIHRSVYVIVLNDKGEIFIQKRSMSKDLYPGLYACSASGHVEHGESYEEAARRELMEELGINAQLKWIGRFKCFSETEREISALYLCRHNGPFKLNSEEISEGRFMSIEEIKRMLKDCGNMFAHGSLLALKEFIKYIEGEGF